One Chordicoccus furentiruminis DNA window includes the following coding sequences:
- a CDS encoding CoB--CoM heterodisulfide reductase iron-sulfur subunit B family protein, with product MRRKEEDGKMVYSYFPGCTLKNKARDLDEYGRRAAEVLGATLEEIPEWQCCGGVYPLSHDEIAIKLSSVRALAKAGEENRTLVTLCSACHNVIKQVNHDMAADEYVSERANNYLKADGISYHGETKEIHYLELLRDEIGYDQVKKAVKHPFTGKKIGAYYGCLLLRPGNVMAMDNPENPTIMEDFIRAIGAEPVVYAQRNECCGGYLVLEDRTIPEKRVKAILANAKDQGCETLITACPLCYYNLRKHAEGSGVETRYFTELLAEALGVKDPAETPAGADAADAVCPGVRAGKEGA from the coding sequence GTGAGAAGAAAGGAAGAGGACGGCAAAATGGTTTACAGTTATTTTCCGGGCTGTACGCTGAAGAACAAGGCGCGCGATCTTGACGAGTACGGAAGACGCGCCGCCGAGGTGCTCGGCGCGACGCTGGAGGAGATCCCCGAGTGGCAGTGCTGCGGCGGTGTCTATCCGCTGTCGCATGACGAGATCGCCATCAAACTGAGCTCGGTCCGGGCGCTGGCGAAAGCCGGAGAGGAGAACCGGACGCTGGTCACGCTCTGCTCCGCCTGCCACAACGTCATCAAGCAGGTCAATCACGATATGGCGGCGGACGAGTACGTCTCGGAGCGCGCCAACAACTATCTGAAGGCCGACGGCATCAGCTATCACGGGGAGACGAAGGAAATCCACTATCTGGAGCTGCTCCGCGACGAGATCGGCTACGATCAGGTGAAGAAGGCGGTAAAGCATCCGTTCACGGGAAAGAAGATCGGCGCCTACTACGGCTGCCTGCTGCTCCGTCCCGGCAACGTGATGGCGATGGACAATCCGGAGAATCCGACGATCATGGAGGATTTTATCCGTGCGATCGGCGCGGAACCGGTCGTCTACGCCCAGCGGAACGAATGCTGCGGCGGCTACCTCGTGCTGGAGGACCGGACGATTCCGGAGAAGCGGGTGAAGGCGATCCTCGCCAACGCGAAGGATCAGGGCTGCGAGACGCTGATCACGGCCTGCCCGCTGTGCTACTACAATCTGCGGAAGCACGCGGAGGGCAGCGGAGTGGAGACCCGATACTTCACCGAACTGCTGGCTGAGGCGCTTGGCGTCAAGGATCCCGCGGAGACGCCGGCCGGCGCGGACGCCGCCGATGCGGTCTGTCCGGGCGTAAGAGCGGGAAAGGAGGGTGCGTGA
- a CDS encoding CoB--CoM heterodisulfide reductase iron-sulfur subunit A family protein codes for MQRIGVFVCWCGSNIAATVDVKAVAEAARSVPGVVFSADYQYMCSEAGQELVKESVKKYQLTNVVMCTCSPRMHENTFRKAVQSVGMNPYMLEVANIREQCSWVHKDKAVGTQKAIALMKAAVAKATLDSPLTAGSTPVTKRALVIGGGIAGMQTALDIAEAGFDVDIVESKPTIGGKMAQLDKTFPTLDCSSCIVTPKMVEVGQNERIHIYSYSEVEAVKGFVGQFTVTIRRKARYVDETKCTGCGECTEKCPMKKVPDEWNFNLNNRRAIYIPFAQAVPKVATIDPRYCIRLNTGKCGVCSKVCGAGAINYEAKDELIDVEYGAIVAATGYEMIGVDRFDEYAYSQSPDVVTSLEYERLMSAAGPTGGHLVRPSDGKEPKTIVFVQCVGSRETENSCHGGKTYCSKVCCMYTAKHAILTKDHYPDTDIYVFYIDVRTPGKLFDEFYRRAVEQYNVHYIKGAVGKVTPNRATGKLEVQASDLLLNEQLHINADMVVLAAALEPSRSARHIATMLTASMDTNDFFTEAHAKLRPVESPTAGVFLSGFCQGPKDIPETVGQAGAAAAKVIGLLTKNELVGNPCVARPDEMMCNGCSQCETVCPYGAITYIEKDFRMPDRTTRKRRVASVNPAVCQGCGACTVTCPSGAMDLQGFSNQEIMAEVDALCL; via the coding sequence ATGCAGAGAATTGGCGTATTTGTGTGCTGGTGCGGCAGCAATATCGCGGCGACCGTGGATGTCAAGGCGGTGGCCGAGGCGGCGAGATCCGTACCGGGCGTGGTTTTCTCCGCTGACTACCAGTATATGTGCTCCGAAGCCGGCCAGGAGCTGGTGAAGGAATCAGTGAAGAAGTATCAGCTGACCAACGTCGTGATGTGCACCTGCTCCCCGAGAATGCATGAAAATACATTCCGCAAGGCAGTCCAGTCCGTGGGCATGAACCCATATATGCTCGAGGTGGCCAACATCCGTGAGCAGTGCTCCTGGGTCCACAAAGACAAGGCGGTGGGGACGCAGAAGGCGATCGCGCTGATGAAGGCGGCTGTGGCAAAGGCGACGCTGGACAGCCCGCTGACCGCGGGCTCCACGCCTGTCACGAAGCGGGCGCTGGTGATCGGCGGCGGCATCGCGGGTATGCAGACGGCTCTCGATATCGCGGAGGCCGGATTCGACGTCGATATCGTGGAGTCGAAGCCGACCATCGGCGGCAAGATGGCCCAGCTGGACAAGACCTTCCCGACGCTGGACTGCTCCTCCTGCATCGTCACCCCGAAGATGGTGGAGGTCGGCCAGAACGAGCGGATCCACATCTACAGCTACTCCGAGGTGGAGGCGGTGAAGGGCTTTGTCGGTCAGTTCACCGTCACGATCCGGCGCAAGGCCCGCTATGTCGACGAGACGAAATGCACCGGCTGCGGCGAGTGCACCGAGAAATGCCCGATGAAGAAGGTGCCCGACGAGTGGAATTTCAACCTGAACAACCGGCGCGCGATCTATATCCCGTTCGCGCAGGCGGTGCCCAAGGTGGCGACCATTGATCCACGGTACTGCATCAGGCTGAACACCGGGAAATGCGGCGTCTGCTCCAAGGTCTGCGGCGCCGGCGCCATCAACTACGAGGCGAAGGACGAGCTCATCGACGTGGAATACGGCGCGATCGTCGCGGCTACCGGCTATGAGATGATCGGCGTCGACCGCTTTGATGAGTACGCGTATTCCCAGAGCCCGGATGTGGTCACCTCCCTTGAATACGAGCGTCTGATGAGCGCGGCCGGCCCGACCGGCGGCCATCTGGTCCGGCCTTCCGACGGGAAGGAGCCGAAGACGATCGTCTTTGTCCAGTGCGTCGGCTCGAGAGAAACGGAGAACAGCTGCCACGGCGGCAAGACCTACTGCTCAAAGGTCTGCTGCATGTACACGGCGAAGCACGCGATCCTGACGAAGGATCATTATCCGGATACCGACATCTACGTCTTCTACATCGACGTCCGCACGCCGGGCAAGCTCTTCGACGAGTTCTATCGCCGGGCGGTGGAGCAGTACAACGTGCATTACATCAAGGGCGCGGTCGGCAAGGTCACCCCGAACCGGGCGACCGGAAAACTGGAGGTTCAGGCGTCCGACCTGCTGCTCAATGAGCAGCTTCACATCAACGCGGACATGGTCGTTCTGGCTGCGGCTCTCGAACCCAGCCGCAGCGCGCGTCATATCGCGACGATGCTGACGGCCTCGATGGACACGAACGACTTCTTCACCGAGGCGCACGCGAAGCTCCGCCCTGTGGAGTCCCCGACGGCCGGCGTCTTCCTCAGCGGATTCTGTCAGGGACCGAAGGATATTCCGGAGACGGTCGGTCAGGCAGGCGCGGCGGCGGCCAAGGTGATCGGACTTCTGACGAAGAACGAGCTGGTCGGCAACCCGTGCGTCGCCCGTCCGGATGAGATGATGTGCAACGGCTGCTCACAGTGCGAGACGGTCTGCCCGTACGGCGCGATCACGTATATTGAGAAAGATTTCCGTATGCCGGACCGCACCACCAGAAAGCGCCGCGTCGCGTCGGTGAACCCGGCCGTCTGCCAGGGCTGTGGCGCCTGCACGGTGACCTGCCCGTCCGGCGCGATGGACCTTCAGGGCTTCTCGAACCAGGAAATCATGGCGGAGGTAGATGCGTTATGTCTGTAA
- a CDS encoding FAD/NAD(P)-binding protein produces MMEREELIPQLGVVTDIRRDTPDVKTFRVVGTDGKKLFEHIPGQCAMLSIPGIGEGMFSITSSPTNEEYMEFSIKKCGCLTSWLHAMDVGQEICVRGPYGNGFPVDTFFRGKDLLFIAGGIGLAPLRSVINYCRDNRENYGQINVLYGSRSKDDLVDYQEILDEWMNCPNTNVYLTIDREQEGWDGHVGFVPNYVTELNFPTTLVPIICGPPIMIHFTLEGLKKLGFNESQVWTTMEMRMKCGIGKCGRCNIGDKYVCKDGPVFSFDQLAKLPPEY; encoded by the coding sequence ATGATGGAGAGAGAGGAATTGATTCCGCAGCTCGGTGTCGTGACGGATATCCGGAGAGATACGCCGGATGTCAAGACCTTCCGGGTCGTCGGAACCGACGGAAAGAAGCTGTTCGAGCATATCCCGGGCCAGTGCGCGATGCTCTCGATCCCGGGGATCGGCGAAGGCATGTTCTCGATTACGTCCTCGCCGACCAACGAGGAATACATGGAGTTTTCCATCAAGAAATGCGGCTGTCTGACAAGCTGGCTGCACGCGATGGACGTAGGTCAGGAGATCTGCGTCCGCGGTCCGTACGGAAACGGGTTCCCCGTGGATACGTTCTTCCGCGGCAAGGACCTGCTCTTCATCGCCGGCGGCATCGGCCTCGCGCCGCTGCGCAGCGTCATCAACTACTGCCGTGACAACCGGGAAAACTACGGCCAGATCAACGTCCTCTACGGTTCCCGTTCGAAGGACGATCTCGTGGATTACCAGGAGATTCTGGACGAGTGGATGAACTGTCCCAATACGAACGTGTACCTCACCATCGACCGCGAGCAGGAGGGATGGGACGGCCATGTCGGATTCGTTCCGAACTACGTGACGGAGCTGAACTTCCCGACGACGCTGGTGCCGATCATCTGCGGACCGCCGATCATGATCCATTTCACGCTCGAGGGACTGAAGAAGCTGGGATTCAACGAGTCGCAGGTGTGGACGACGATGGAAATGAGGATGAAGTGCGGGATCGGCAAGTGCGGCCGCTGCAATATCGGCGACAAGTATGTCTGCAAGGACGGGCCGGTCTTCAGCTTCGATCAGCTGGCGAAGCTGCCTCCGGAATACTGA
- a CDS encoding MATE family efflux transporter: MSQSAASYETSQYRKMTETPVPRLILSLAVPTIISMMVTNLYNTADTWFVSRLGTSAAGAVSIVFSLMAIYQAIGFMFGHGAGSNISRKLGAKHFDEAKKFASTSFFLSIAVSAAVSAAGLVFMNPLLRALGSTKTILPYARQYVFWILLSGPFLSVSCVLNNILRYEGHAAYAMVGLTTGGILNLAGDPILMFGFGLGVSGAGLSTALSQVVSFLILLFMFRRDDVVSEFHVRNISRSGVLVGSIIATGMPSLVRQSLNSLTTIVLNHQAAVYGDAAIAAMGIVAKVTAFLASIAIGIGQGYQPVASFNYGAGRYGRVRKGFRFTSSSGTALVGGFALLCAVFSPEIIRWFRDDPEVVAIGAAALRWQSLSGLFMSYSITAGMLFQSTGVSGRATFLSALRAGILFLPLILILPAVFGLTGIETAQPAADILSTLISIPITEAFLAGLKKAGTDGWS; the protein is encoded by the coding sequence TTGAGTCAGTCAGCCGCTTCATATGAAACATCCCAGTACCGGAAGATGACGGAGACGCCCGTACCGCGTCTGATCCTCTCCCTCGCCGTACCGACCATCATCAGCATGATGGTCACGAATCTGTACAATACCGCCGACACATGGTTCGTCAGCCGTCTGGGAACGTCCGCCGCCGGCGCGGTCAGCATTGTCTTCTCGCTGATGGCGATCTATCAGGCGATCGGCTTCATGTTCGGCCACGGAGCGGGCAGCAACATATCACGTAAGCTCGGCGCGAAGCATTTCGACGAGGCAAAAAAGTTCGCCTCGACGAGCTTCTTCCTCTCGATCGCGGTGAGCGCCGCGGTCTCCGCGGCCGGTCTGGTCTTCATGAATCCGCTTCTACGCGCGCTCGGCAGCACGAAGACGATTCTGCCATACGCTCGTCAGTACGTGTTCTGGATCCTGCTGTCCGGCCCGTTCCTTTCCGTGAGCTGTGTGCTCAACAACATCCTGCGGTACGAGGGCCATGCCGCCTACGCGATGGTCGGGCTCACGACGGGCGGGATTCTCAATCTCGCCGGGGATCCGATTCTGATGTTCGGCTTCGGACTGGGTGTATCCGGCGCCGGTCTCAGCACCGCGCTGTCTCAGGTCGTCAGCTTTCTGATTCTGCTGTTCATGTTCCGGAGAGACGACGTCGTCAGCGAGTTCCACGTCCGGAATATTTCACGCAGCGGCGTTCTGGTCGGCTCGATCATCGCGACCGGGATGCCCAGTCTCGTCCGGCAGAGTCTCAACAGTCTGACCACCATCGTGCTGAACCATCAGGCGGCTGTCTACGGAGACGCCGCGATCGCCGCGATGGGCATTGTCGCGAAAGTGACCGCCTTCCTCGCGTCCATCGCGATCGGCATCGGACAAGGCTATCAGCCGGTCGCATCCTTCAACTACGGCGCGGGACGGTACGGACGGGTCCGGAAAGGGTTCCGGTTCACCTCGTCGTCGGGGACGGCTCTTGTCGGCGGTTTCGCGCTTCTCTGCGCGGTCTTTTCGCCGGAGATCATCCGCTGGTTCCGCGATGATCCGGAGGTCGTCGCGATCGGAGCGGCCGCGCTGAGATGGCAGTCCTTATCCGGTCTGTTCATGAGCTACTCCATCACGGCGGGGATGCTGTTCCAGAGCACCGGCGTCAGCGGACGGGCGACCTTTCTGTCCGCTCTCCGGGCCGGCATTCTCTTCCTCCCGCTGATTCTGATCCTGCCGGCGGTTTTCGGCCTCACAGGCATCGAAACCGCGCAGCCGGCGGCGGACATCCTGTCGACGCTGATCAGCATTCCGATCACAGAAGCCTTCCTCGCGGGGCTGAAAAAGGCGGGGACAGACGGATGGTCATGA
- a CDS encoding GNAT family N-acetyltransferase, translating into MTEREDGVKNEPVSIVFEEKAQRSAAYQDGRLIGECEFSASETVWIITHTGVRPGHEGQGIARKLVEKVIGEARVRHVRILPTCSYARKLMIGNEAYQDVL; encoded by the coding sequence TTGACAGAGAGAGAAGACGGAGTCAAAAATGAGCCGGTCTCCATCGTATTTGAGGAGAAGGCACAGCGGAGCGCCGCCTATCAGGACGGCCGGCTGATCGGAGAGTGCGAGTTCAGCGCCTCCGAGACGGTGTGGATCATCACGCACACGGGCGTCCGGCCCGGACACGAAGGCCAGGGCATCGCGCGGAAGCTGGTGGAGAAGGTGATCGGGGAGGCACGGGTGAGGCACGTCCGGATCCTTCCGACCTGCTCCTATGCCAGAAAGCTGATGATCGGAAACGAGGCGTATCAGGACGTGCTGTGA
- a CDS encoding FAD-binding protein: MYPESYKESIEKVAEKRAANAAAEPRRMTAEEKDALLAEFHPDYNQDAFEELKVGPNKGEKAPHELAAMLEAHARVHAGEVDLTKPAYDTDVLIIGGGGAGCSAAIEADDAGAKVLIATKLRTGDANTMMAEGGIQAADKPNDSPQQHFLDAYGGGHFMAKKELVAKLVTEAPEDILWLNKLGCEFDKDENGDMITTHGGGTSRKRMHACKDYSGAEIMRTLRDEVLNRGIPILEFTSAIEILKDDKGNAAGAILLNMETLELFVVRAKCVILATGGAGRMHYQGFPTSNHYGATADGLVLGYRAGAKLLYQYTLQYHPTGVAYPDQIYGALVTEKVRSLGAKVVNKDGDIFVHPLETRDVEAAAIIRECRKGNGVKTEHGCGVWLDAPIIEIKNGAGTIQKRIPAMYRMFEKRGIDITKEPILVYPTLHYQNGGLDIDTNCETGVKNLFAAGEVTGGVHGTNRLMGNSLLDVIVFGRDAGRAAGARCKEVTVGPLNMDHVAAYEKELDAAGIHTDLVSPKLLPKYVRQRTTLEGPGIIQ; this comes from the coding sequence ATGTATCCAGAAAGCTATAAGGAATCGATCGAAAAAGTCGCTGAGAAACGTGCGGCCAACGCGGCGGCGGAGCCGAGACGGATGACTGCGGAGGAGAAGGACGCGCTCCTTGCCGAGTTCCATCCGGATTACAACCAGGATGCCTTCGAGGAACTGAAGGTGGGGCCGAACAAGGGCGAGAAGGCGCCTCACGAGCTGGCTGCGATGCTGGAAGCCCACGCGCGCGTACACGCCGGCGAGGTGGACCTCACGAAACCGGCTTATGACACGGACGTGCTCATCATCGGCGGAGGCGGAGCCGGCTGCTCGGCGGCCATCGAGGCCGACGACGCGGGGGCGAAGGTCCTGATCGCGACGAAGCTCCGCACCGGTGACGCGAACACCATGATGGCGGAGGGCGGCATTCAGGCGGCGGACAAGCCGAACGATTCGCCGCAGCAGCATTTCCTCGACGCTTACGGCGGCGGCCATTTCATGGCGAAGAAGGAGCTCGTCGCGAAGCTCGTCACCGAGGCGCCGGAGGACATCCTCTGGCTGAACAAACTCGGCTGCGAGTTCGACAAGGACGAGAACGGCGACATGATCACGACGCACGGCGGCGGCACGTCCCGGAAGAGAATGCACGCCTGCAAGGACTACTCCGGCGCCGAGATCATGCGGACCCTGCGGGACGAAGTGCTGAACCGCGGCATTCCGATTCTTGAGTTCACGTCCGCGATCGAGATTCTGAAGGATGACAAGGGAAATGCAGCCGGCGCGATTCTGCTCAACATGGAGACACTGGAGCTCTTCGTCGTCCGCGCGAAATGCGTGATTCTGGCGACCGGCGGCGCGGGCCGCATGCATTACCAGGGATTCCCGACCTCCAACCATTACGGAGCGACGGCGGACGGACTGGTGCTCGGCTACCGTGCCGGCGCAAAGCTGCTGTATCAGTACACTCTGCAGTATCATCCCACCGGCGTCGCCTATCCGGATCAGATTTACGGCGCGCTGGTGACGGAGAAGGTCCGCTCTCTGGGCGCCAAGGTGGTCAACAAGGACGGCGACATCTTCGTTCATCCGCTGGAGACCCGTGACGTGGAAGCCGCGGCGATCATCCGCGAGTGCCGGAAGGGCAACGGCGTGAAGACCGAGCACGGGTGCGGCGTCTGGCTTGACGCACCGATCATCGAAATCAAGAACGGTGCCGGCACGATCCAGAAAAGAATCCCGGCGATGTACCGGATGTTCGAGAAGCGCGGGATCGACATCACGAAAGAGCCGATCCTCGTCTATCCGACGCTGCATTACCAGAACGGCGGACTCGACATCGACACGAACTGCGAAACCGGCGTGAAGAACCTTTTCGCTGCCGGCGAGGTGACCGGCGGCGTGCACGGCACGAACCGTCTGATGGGCAATTCGCTTCTTGACGTCATCGTCTTCGGACGCGACGCGGGCCGGGCGGCCGGCGCGCGCTGCAAGGAAGTGACGGTCGGCCCGCTGAACATGGACCATGTGGCGGCCTATGAGAAAGAGCTGGACGCGGCCGGCATCCATACGGATCTTGTCTCTCCGAAGCTCCTTCCGAAGTATGTCCGCCAGCGCACGACGCTGGAGGGACCGGGCATCATTCAGTGA
- a CDS encoding hydrogenase iron-sulfur subunit, translated as MSVNETKEFSPKIIAFCCNWCSYGGADLAGTNRLSYPANVKIVRVPCSCRVNPMFILRAFQRGADGVIVCGCHPGDCHYSTGNYHTRRRMTMLFSMLNYLGVESARTRVEWVSAAEGSRFKSVMDSFVEDITRLGPNVRLEDIRCKQN; from the coding sequence ATGTCTGTAAATGAAACGAAGGAATTTTCACCGAAGATCATCGCCTTCTGCTGCAACTGGTGCTCCTACGGCGGCGCGGATCTCGCCGGAACGAACCGCCTGAGCTATCCGGCCAACGTCAAGATCGTCCGCGTGCCCTGCTCCTGCCGCGTGAATCCGATGTTCATCCTGCGCGCCTTCCAGCGCGGCGCCGACGGCGTCATCGTCTGCGGCTGCCACCCGGGCGACTGCCATTACAGCACCGGAAACTATCACACAAGGCGCAGGATGACGATGCTCTTCTCCATGCTGAACTATCTCGGAGTCGAGAGCGCGCGGACCCGCGTCGAGTGGGTCTCCGCCGCGGAGGGATCGAGGTTCAAGAGCGTCATGGACAGCTTTGTGGAAGATATCACCCGGCTGGGTCCGAACGTTAGACTGGAGGATATAAGATGCAAGCAGAACTGA
- a CDS encoding 4Fe-4S dicluster domain-containing protein, translated as MQAELIKRACELLEDGTVNRVLGWQKGQFVYDITPAVFTSAEDVRSHFVYNDFCADNLSKYLIKESEKEGKVLAFLKPCDTYSFNQLETEHKLHRENIYVIGIPSYGKADIEKLRARGIDGITDIENENGTLKITTIYGEETVPAYEVMLDKCLACKSKKHVVYDELIGEDGDVVPDSGRFDLVEKLDRMSAKERFEFWRGELSRCIRCNACRNVCPACTCEKCVFDNPASGVQNRGARDSFEENMFHIIRAYHVAGRCTDCGECSRVCPEHIPLHLLNRKFIKDFNDLYGEFQAGAEVGQMSPMCAYTQDQDAEPSVVQKGGAE; from the coding sequence ATGCAAGCAGAACTGATCAAACGCGCCTGCGAGCTGCTCGAGGACGGAACCGTGAACCGTGTGCTCGGCTGGCAGAAAGGCCAGTTCGTCTACGATATCACGCCGGCCGTCTTCACCAGCGCGGAGGATGTACGCAGTCATTTTGTCTACAACGATTTCTGCGCGGACAACCTTTCGAAGTATCTGATCAAAGAGTCGGAGAAGGAAGGGAAGGTGCTCGCGTTCCTGAAGCCCTGCGATACCTACAGCTTCAACCAGCTCGAGACCGAGCACAAGCTTCACCGGGAGAACATCTACGTCATCGGGATTCCGAGCTACGGCAAGGCGGACATCGAGAAGCTCCGTGCCCGCGGCATTGACGGCATCACGGATATCGAGAATGAGAACGGCACGCTGAAGATCACGACGATCTACGGCGAGGAGACGGTCCCGGCGTACGAGGTGATGCTGGACAAGTGCCTCGCCTGCAAATCGAAGAAGCATGTGGTCTACGACGAGCTGATCGGAGAGGACGGCGACGTGGTCCCGGATTCCGGACGTTTCGACCTCGTGGAGAAGCTTGACAGGATGAGCGCGAAGGAACGCTTCGAGTTCTGGCGCGGGGAGCTCTCACGCTGCATCCGCTGCAACGCCTGCCGGAACGTCTGCCCGGCCTGCACGTGCGAGAAGTGCGTCTTCGACAATCCGGCATCCGGCGTCCAGAACCGGGGCGCCCGCGACTCCTTCGAGGAGAATATGTTCCATATCATCCGCGCGTACCACGTCGCGGGCCGCTGCACGGACTGCGGCGAGTGCTCGCGCGTCTGCCCCGAGCATATCCCGCTTCATCTGCTCAACCGGAAGTTCATCAAGGATTTCAACGATCTCTACGGTGAGTTCCAGGCCGGCGCGGAGGTCGGCCAGATGAGCCCGATGTGCGCCTACACACAGGATCAGGACGCGGAGCCGTCCGTCGTGCAGAAAGGAGGCGCCGAATAA
- a CDS encoding 4Fe-4S dicluster domain-containing protein: MANVNVFFFGKKYEVPDNLTIMTAMEYAGYQLVRGCGCRNGFCGACATIYRIKGKQELQMALACQTKVEDNMYVATLPFFPLVKQVYDINKVEPTQQIMMQLYPEIYSCIGCNACTKACTQGLDVMQYIAYAQRGDFKKCAELSFDCVMCGVCSSRCPAGISHPQVAMLARRLNGKYLTPDAEHLKARVKEIYDGNFKDAMEAYMNKSDAEIREMYNNRDIEA; the protein is encoded by the coding sequence ATGGCAAATGTGAATGTGTTCTTCTTCGGGAAGAAATACGAAGTGCCGGACAATCTGACGATCATGACGGCGATGGAATACGCCGGCTATCAGCTGGTCCGCGGCTGCGGCTGCCGCAACGGCTTCTGCGGCGCCTGCGCGACCATCTACCGCATCAAGGGGAAGCAGGAGCTTCAGATGGCGCTCGCCTGCCAGACGAAGGTCGAGGACAATATGTATGTCGCGACCCTGCCGTTCTTCCCGCTTGTAAAGCAGGTCTATGATATCAACAAGGTGGAGCCGACCCAGCAGATCATGATGCAGCTCTATCCGGAAATTTATTCCTGCATCGGCTGCAACGCCTGCACGAAGGCATGCACCCAGGGCCTCGATGTTATGCAGTACATCGCCTACGCCCAGCGCGGCGATTTCAAGAAGTGCGCGGAGCTCTCCTTTGACTGCGTGATGTGCGGCGTCTGCTCCTCCCGCTGCCCGGCGGGTATCTCCCATCCGCAGGTCGCGATGCTGGCGCGGCGCCTCAACGGCAAATATCTGACCCCGGATGCGGAGCATCTGAAGGCCAGAGTGAAGGAAATCTACGACGGCAATTTCAAGGATGCGATGGAAGCGTATATGAACAAGTCCGACGCGGAGATCCGTGAGATGTACAATAACCGCGACATTGAAGCGTAA
- a CDS encoding 4Fe-4S dicluster domain-containing protein, with the protein MIYQIAFEKLDQLLGALSRNETVYLPVDNAQGEADFERYEAGKKLSTRLNTRRSAKDFFFPQIQPLVKFRREGKKIEIFDERKESEDFVIFGARACDVRSFSVLDRVFLADPVDTNYKTRREHSTIVTLACSRPGETCFCGSFGIDAAKPSDGDARAWIADGVFYLEPMTEKGEKLAAQAKDVLTEGGEEAVGAAVEKARAILARLPLAGLKPSDNRERELELFNSPEWDELSSHCLGCGACTFVCPTCQCFDINDFDSGHGVERYRCWDSCMYNDFTMMAAGTPRKTQKERFRQRFMHKLVYYPIRYDGVFSCVGCGRCLRKCPIQMNIVKVMKTLEVDKG; encoded by the coding sequence ATGATCTATCAGATCGCGTTTGAGAAGCTGGATCAGCTGCTGGGTGCGCTCAGCAGGAATGAGACGGTTTACCTTCCGGTGGACAATGCTCAGGGAGAGGCGGATTTTGAACGCTACGAGGCAGGGAAGAAGCTGAGCACGCGCCTCAACACACGCCGCTCGGCGAAGGACTTCTTCTTCCCGCAGATCCAGCCGCTGGTGAAGTTCCGCCGCGAGGGAAAGAAGATCGAGATCTTCGACGAGCGGAAGGAATCCGAGGATTTCGTGATCTTCGGCGCGCGGGCCTGCGACGTCCGTTCCTTCAGCGTCCTTGACCGCGTGTTCCTCGCGGATCCGGTGGATACCAACTACAAGACGAGAAGAGAGCACAGCACGATCGTGACGCTGGCCTGCTCCCGGCCGGGAGAGACCTGCTTCTGCGGATCCTTCGGAATCGACGCGGCGAAGCCGTCGGACGGAGACGCACGCGCCTGGATCGCGGACGGCGTCTTCTACCTCGAGCCGATGACGGAGAAGGGCGAGAAGCTGGCCGCGCAGGCGAAGGATGTGCTCACGGAGGGCGGAGAGGAAGCCGTCGGTGCGGCGGTGGAGAAGGCCCGCGCGATTCTTGCGAGGCTGCCTCTGGCCGGCCTGAAGCCGTCTGACAACCGGGAGCGTGAGCTGGAGCTCTTCAATTCCCCGGAGTGGGACGAGCTCTCGAGCCACTGTCTCGGCTGCGGCGCCTGCACCTTCGTCTGCCCGACCTGCCAGTGCTTCGACATCAACGACTTCGATTCGGGCCACGGCGTCGAGCGGTACCGCTGCTGGGACAGCTGCATGTACAACGATTTCACGATGATGGCGGCCGGCACGCCCCGCAAGACCCAGAAGGAACGGTTCCGCCAGCGCTTCATGCACAAGCTGGTGTATTATCCGATCCGGTATGACGGCGTCTTCAGCTGCGTCGGCTGCGGGCGCTGCCTCCGGAAGTGCCCGATTCAGATGAATATCGTGAAGGTGATGAAGACACTGGAGGTGGACAAGGGATGA
- a CDS encoding 4Fe-4S dicluster domain-containing protein: MASEYEVTKEEIEAISGANPLKCMRCGRCSATCPSYDNMEYHPHQFVMMVEKGELDKLMASESVYRCMSCMACIERCPRQVQPAKLIEAVRLAMVRRQGANHLTPDDIPALLDPDLPQQALVSAYRKFTK; encoded by the coding sequence ATGGCCTCTGAGTATGAAGTGACGAAGGAAGAGATCGAAGCCATCAGCGGCGCGAATCCGCTTAAATGCATGCGCTGCGGACGCTGCTCCGCGACCTGCCCGTCGTATGACAATATGGAATACCATCCGCATCAGTTCGTGATGATGGTGGAAAAGGGAGAGCTCGACAAGCTGATGGCAAGCGAAAGCGTCTACCGCTGCATGTCCTGCATGGCCTGCATCGAGCGCTGCCCGCGGCAGGTTCAGCCGGCGAAGCTCATCGAAGCGGTCCGTCTGGCGATGGTCCGCCGTCAGGGCGCGAACCATCTGACACCCGACGACATCCCTGCGCTGCTTGATCCGGACCTTCCGCAGCAGGCACTGGTCAGCGCATACCGCAAGTTCACGAAATAA